A genomic segment from Aspergillus chevalieri M1 DNA, chromosome 7, nearly complete sequence encodes:
- a CDS encoding serum paraoxonase/arylesterase family protein (COG:S;~EggNog:ENOG410PK05;~InterPro:IPR011042;~SECRETED:SignalP(1-23)) encodes MGSFLNIAILAVLAAMLAGPLYRQVNLLGVLRKPIENNPYIEGHNLIKIEDTMQCEDLHYHAPANKLFTACEDSVLPRFEWFPPMKAFKKPSLATGSIHVIDPTTMKSTRLTFEDNFSGPFITHGIDVLEDPERPDSVYIFAVNHAPHPAYRPGRSDREWDWDGPKARSQIELFHHVLGATTVKHVRSIRHPLIKTPNDIYAESPYSFFVTNDHGYRDGVRRAIEDIVPMAKWSSTIHVRLDELQAVDAEAAIDASVALTGLFNNNGFGHGKAADDMLITSAQGGMLYLAQPVRDQDGDTISVKEEIPLDSSVDNPTYFTDVYRTSEADDASGFVLAGLRRAVDMVTHHTDPTAKDGVMVWYTRPNTTASEHRSEREGEHEKNDDEKSSNNGRYETRLLFEDDGTHIRTAATAVLVPIPPQPEQGKKAWLFVTGFFSESMIAVQVDL; translated from the exons atggGGAGCTTCTTGAACATCGCTATCCTGGCCGTCCTGGCCGCCATGCTCGCTGGACCGCTGTATCGCCAGGTGAATTTGTTGGGAGTTCTCAGGAAACCCATTGAGAACAACCCGTACATCGAGGGCCACAATCTGATCAAGATCGAGGATACAATGCAATGCGAGGATCTGCATTACCATGCGCCGGCCAACAAGTTGTTTACGGCCTGTGAGGATTCCGTGCTTCCGCGTTTTGAATGGTTCCCGCCCATGAAGGCATTTAAGAAGCCATCTCTTGCGACGGGCTCGATTCATGTCATCGACCCGACG ACCATGAAGTCGACGCGACTAACGTTTGAGGATAACTTCTCCGGTCCATTCATCACGCATGGAATTGACGTTTTGGAGGACCCGGAGCGCCCCGACTCGGTGTACATCTTTGCTGTAAACCATGCGCCGCATCCCGCATACCGCCCAGGCCGCTCGGACAGAGAATGGGATTGGGACGGCCCCAAGGCTCGCTCGCAGATTGAGCTCTTCCACCATGTCTTAGGGGCGACGACCGTGAAGCATGTTCGATCTATCCGCCACCCGTTGATCAAGACGCCCAATGATATCTACGCCGAGAGTCCGTACTCTTTCTTTGTTACCAATGATCACGGTTACCGGGATGGCGTGCGGCGCGCTATCGAGGATATTGTTCCGATGGCTAAATGGTCCAGTACCATCCACGTGCGGTTGGATGAGCTGCAGGCGGTGGATGCTGAAGCGGCCATTGATGCGTCGGTTGCGCTGACGGGACTCTTCAACAACAACGGGTTTGGTCATGGCAAAGCCGCAGATGATATGCTGATTACCAGCGCTCAGGGAGGAATGCTGTATCTAGCTCAACCGGTCCGGGATCAGGATGGAGATACCATCTCGGTGAAGGAAGAGATTCCGCTGGACAGCTCCGTCGACAATCCCACCTACTTTACTGACGTGTATCGGACTTCGGAGGCGGATGACGCTAGTGGCTTTGTGCTTGCTGGACTGAGACGAGCCGTTGATATGGTCACGCACCACACTGATCCGACTGCCAAGGACGGTGTGATGGTATGGTATACACGACCCAACACGACTGCTAGCGAGCACAGGAGTGAGAGAGAGGGCGAGCACGAGAAGAACGATGATGAAAAGAGCAGCAACAACGGAAGATATGAAACCCGTTTGCTCTTCGAAGACGATGGCACCCATATTCGAACCGCTGCTACGGCCGTGCTGGTGCCGATTCCGCCGCAGCCAGAACAGGGTAAGAAGGCGTGGTTGTTTGTGACGGGATTCTTTTCG